TCTCCACGAAACTCAGGTCGGGGACGCCGTCCTTCAGGGGAGTGGGCACCGTGATGACGCAGACATCGAAGTCCACTGCATCGGCGTAATCGGTGCTCAGGGAATAGCGGCCCGAGTTCAGGGCTGCCAGTAGGCGAAGGGACGTCACGTCCTCGGCGAACGACTCGCCGGCGGCGAGTCGCTTGACGCGCATCTCGTCCACATCGAGACCCACGACATTGTGCCCGGCTTCCGCCACACGAATGGCGAGTGGAAGGCCGACGTACCCCTGGCCGACCACCACTACCTTCTTTGTTGCCACCGACACGGTGAGACTCCTCTCTGCTTGCCAAGCAGAATGTTTCGGAGGAATATGCCTGACACTCGCTCGACGCGGCTTCCCGTCCATCTCTTGAGTGACACTCGTCAGGCGAATGGAGTCATGTCGGCCGTCAAGGGGGCACGAATGGGCTAATTCGGGATTCCATTCATTCTATTTGCGTTATCCCCGGTTATCGTGGCCATGCGTCGCCGGTGCACATGCCTCCGGCAATGCCCCACCCGCAAACATGGAGTGACGGCGTGATGGAACATCCGAAGTACCTGGTCACCGGAGGAGCCGGCTTCATCGGCTCCCATCTCGTCGATGCACTGCTGGCACGTGGTGAGCCGGTCGTCGTACTCGATGACCTCAGCACAGGACGCCTGGAGAACCTTGCGCGTGCGCGCGGGCAGGACAACTTCCAATTCGTCCAGGGCTCCGTACTGGATGCGTCACTCGTCGACGATTTGGTGCGGGACTGTGATTGTGTAGTGCACCTGGCAGCGGCCGTAGGTGTGAAACTCATCGTCGAACAGCCGCTGAATTCCTTCACCATCAACACCAAAGGCACCGAGACGGTCATCGGTTCCGCTCACCGCTATGACCGGAGAGTAATCCTTGCCAGTACCTCGGAGATCTACGGCAAGAACTCCTCCGGACCACTGAGCGAGACCTCCGACCGCATCCTGGGCAGTCCCTCTATTCCACGGTGGTCCTACAGCACCGCCAAGGCGGTGGACGAGATCCTCGCCGAGCTGTACCGCCGGGAGTACGGACTGCGTTCCACCATCGTGCGGTTCTTCAACACCGTCGGTCCTCGGCAGAGCCCCGCCTACGGCATGGTCATCCCGAGATTCGCCCGTCAGGCAGTCCGCGGAGAACCCCTCACCGTCTACGGCACCGGGCAGCAGAGCCGCTGCTTCCTCCATGTCGCGGATGTGGTCGAGGCGCTCCTGTCGCTGATCGACCTGCCGGATTCCGTGGGTGAGACCTTCAACATCGGTAGCGACGAGGAGACCAGCATCCTGGATCTGGCGGAGCGGATCATCGCCCGCGCCAAGAGCACTTCGTCCGTGCGGCGTCTCTCGTACAGCGAGGCCTACGGACCGGAGTTCGAGGACATGGAGCGTCGCGTCCCCGACACCACGAAGCTGCGGGCCTTCACCCGCTGGCAGCCGCAACGCAACCTCGACGACGTGCTCGCGGACGCCGTCGAGGATGCCCGAAGTGAGGTGAAGCGACAGGTGCTCGGGCTTGTCGCCGACGGTCAGTCCAGGGGGGACACGGGCAATTCCACCGGTCAGGCCGTGTTGGCGGGTCCATGTCCGGTCTGAGCCCGTGGCTGGTGTCGGCAATCGCGGGGCTGGGAGCTCTCTTCATCGCTGCCCTGCTGACCGAGCCACTGCGGCGCCTGGCCATGCGACGCGGATACACCGACCAGCCGGACGCACGCAGAGTCCATGTCCGGCCCACGCCTTATCTCGGCGGCATCGCGGTTGCGTTCGCCACCGTGGGCTCCGCGGGTGCGGCGACACTCGCCGCGAATGAGCATGACGCCACGGTTGGCGTCGTGCTCACCTGCGCCGCGCTCATCGCCGTTCTGGGCCTCACCGACGACCTGCGTCAGCTCAGCATCCGTTCTCGTGTCTGTGTCGAGGCGGCGGCAGCCCTGGTGGTGGTGGTGTGGTGCGGCCATCCGGTGCTCTTCGGTACATGGCTCGACGTGGTGATCTCGGTCGCCTGGATCCTCTTCACCACCAACGCGTTCAACCTGCTGGACAACATGGACGGGGTGGTGTCCACGGTGACCGTGGTCACCGCGGGATTCCTCTGCTGCGCCGCTCTCTCCGGCGGTCTGGTGGGCACCGCCTCGGTCATGGCCGCCCTGGCAGGGGCCTGCGCAGGATTCCTCTTCCACAACTGGCATCCGGCGCGGATCTTTCTCGGTGACGCCGGCTCGCTTTTCGTGGGTTTTCTGGTGTCGTCCGCCACAGTGACCCTGCACAGGGACAACGCCGCTCTTTCCGGGTACACCAGTCTGTTCCTCATCACCTTGGTCGTCACCGCGGACACCGGCCTGGTCATGGTCGCGCGGCGCAGGGAGGGCAGGCCCGTGCTGCAGGGCGGCAGGGATCACATCGCCCACCGGCTCCGGCGCCTCGGGCTGACTGTTCGTCAAGTTGCCGTTGTCATCGGGAGTTTCGCGGCCATGACGTGCCTGACAGCAGTACTCGTCATGTTCAAGGTCCTCCCGCAGAACACCGTGCTGTTCACGGTTGTCACGGTGACCCTCGTGGCCTGGGGCCTGCTTCTGAGAGTCCCTGTTTACGCGGTAAGAGGGGAAGGGCAGAGCTGAGGGGAGCCACGGCGACGCGCCGTGGCTCCCCTCAACTCTGTCGTCAGCCCACTTCCACCGTGAGCGACTTGGCCGGTGGCAGCGCCGCGTACTCGGGCAGGGTACGGAACCAGCGCACGGTCTCGGCCAGTCCGCGGGGCAGCGGCACTTGGTCGACATCGGGGAAGAGCCCGCGCAGCAGACCATCGGCCGCCTGGGAATGGCGGACGTCTCCCACCCTCGCAGCCTCGTGCCGGATGTCGGCCGGCGACCCGACGATTTCCGCGAGCTGCTGGGCGAGATCGATGAGGGGCACCCGCGTACCGAAGGCCAGGTTCACAGGATCGGGGTACGCGACCTTGCGCAGGACCGCGTCGGCCAGCACCCGGACGACGGTTCCGACATAGGTGAAGTCTCGCGTCTGCAGTCCGTCGCCGAAGACCCTCATGGGCGTGCCGCGCAGCAAGGCGTCGATGAAAGCCGGGATCACGGCGGCATAGGCATGGCCGGCCGACTGCAGCGGCCCGTAGACGTTGAAGAACCGGAACGCCAGGGCCCGGAGGTCGAACGAGGCGCCGTAGGCGAGGACATAGGCCTCGGTGGCGAGCTTGCTCGCGGCGTAGGGGCTCATCGGCCGGGTAGGCAGCGCCTCGTGTTTCGGAAGCACGGGAACGGCACCGTAGACCGAGGAGGACGAGGCGGCGACCACCGGGATGCGTGCGCGTCGGCAGGCCTCGAGGACGTACACCGTCCCGGTCGCGTTGACGTGATGACTGGCGACCGGGTCCGCCAGGGAGCGCGGCACGGACGGGCGGGCCGCGAGGTGGACGACGGCGTCCATGCCGGCAACGACGCTCTCGAGGATGTCAGGATCGAGAATGCTGCCCTCGATCAGTTTCGCGTCGACTCCCGCCAGGTTGGCTGCGGAACCTGTGCTCAGGTCGTCCAGAGCGATGACCTTGCCCGCATCCGGACGCGACGCGAGCTCTCGGCAAAGGTTGGCGCCGATGAAGCCTGCGCCTCCGGTAACTAGGACGTTCAACAGTGCTCACCTTTCGAACGGGGTGCGGGCCACCAGCCGCGGGCGACGGCGATGGAGGTGTAGAGAGCCTGCGTGTCGGCCACCAGACGTTCCTCGCCGAAGCGCTGGGTGGTGAACATCCGCGCCTGTGTTCCCATCTCGCGGCGCAGTTCACCGTCGCGCAGAAGGGTCACGGTGTGGCGGGCGAGTTCGCCGGACGACAGTCCTGCCAGGAGCCCCGTCGTTCCGTCCTGTACGACCTCCGCGACGCTGCCGACGTTCGTGGCCACCGCCGGCAGTCCAGCCAGGCCGGCCTCGATCAGACTGACCGGCATGCCTTCGTTGTCCGAGGTCAGCAACACCAGGTCGGCCGCCGCGTACACAGTCTCCACGTCTGCGCGCCAGCCCAGCAGATGGAGCGAGTCGCCGAGGTCGGTGATTACTTCCGGATCCGGCTGGAAGTCGCCCGATCCACACACGACGAAATGCACCCCGGGCACTGCATGGCGCACTTCGCGGGCCACGGCGAGAAAGCGGTCGGGCCGCTTGATTCCGGTAATTCGCCCCACATAGGCGACCACGGGACAGCCCTGTGGGAGTCCGAGCAGTCGCCGGGCTTCCGCGGGCTCCGGTGCGCTCGCAAGCCTGGTTCCGGGCGGCACGACCGTGAATTGGTTCGCCTTTCCGATGCCGGCGGCGACGAGGTCGTCCCGCACCCGGCTGCCCACGGCAACCAACTTGTCGGAGAGGGCTGCCAGTCTGCGCTCGGCCTGCACGACGACGCGAGTCTTCGCCGGGGAGAAATAGCCGTGCAGGAGATGGCCGTGAAAGGTGTGCACTCTTGAGGGGACACGCGCCAGCACGGCGGCCGCCCGCCCCAGTGCGCCGGCTTTCGCCGTGTGCGTGTGGACGATATGGGGCCGGAACCGGCGCATGGCTGCCGCCAGTTCGAGCAGGCAGCGCACATCATCCGTGGGCCGCACAGCCCTTCCCAGGCCGTCGAGACGCTGGACCGGCAGGTCGGGTGCCCGCTGATCCAGATAGTCCGCCTCACCCGCACCCACAAGTCCGGCAATCAGACGATGGTCGAATCGCTCGCTGTCCAGACCTCGCATGAGGGCCGAGACCTGGACGGCCGGACCACCGATATTCATTCGCGTGATGACTCTCATCACGCGCAGGCGTGGGATGCCGAAACCCGTGCTTTGGTACGTAGCGGTCGACATGTGCCAGATATTAAGCCGAACACACTCCGGCATCCGGCAAGGGCGCGAAGTATGTGCCCGCTGCTTTGGGCAACCAGCCCGGAAATATTGCGAGCGGTCGCGCAATGGCCACCGTCAGCCCGGTATTGGGTCGATTCTCGTATCCCTCGCCGTAGCGTC
This portion of the Streptomyces sp. NBC_01750 genome encodes:
- a CDS encoding MraY family glycosyltransferase; this encodes MSGLSPWLVSAIAGLGALFIAALLTEPLRRLAMRRGYTDQPDARRVHVRPTPYLGGIAVAFATVGSAGAATLAANEHDATVGVVLTCAALIAVLGLTDDLRQLSIRSRVCVEAAAALVVVVWCGHPVLFGTWLDVVISVAWILFTTNAFNLLDNMDGVVSTVTVVTAGFLCCAALSGGLVGTASVMAALAGACAGFLFHNWHPARIFLGDAGSLFVGFLVSSATVTLHRDNAALSGYTSLFLITLVVTADTGLVMVARRREGRPVLQGGRDHIAHRLRRLGLTVRQVAVVIGSFAAMTCLTAVLVMFKVLPQNTVLFTVVTVTLVAWGLLLRVPVYAVRGEGQS
- a CDS encoding glycosyltransferase, yielding MPECVRLNIWHMSTATYQSTGFGIPRLRVMRVITRMNIGGPAVQVSALMRGLDSERFDHRLIAGLVGAGEADYLDQRAPDLPVQRLDGLGRAVRPTDDVRCLLELAAAMRRFRPHIVHTHTAKAGALGRAAAVLARVPSRVHTFHGHLLHGYFSPAKTRVVVQAERRLAALSDKLVAVGSRVRDDLVAAGIGKANQFTVVPPGTRLASAPEPAEARRLLGLPQGCPVVAYVGRITGIKRPDRFLAVAREVRHAVPGVHFVVCGSGDFQPDPEVITDLGDSLHLLGWRADVETVYAAADLVLLTSDNEGMPVSLIEAGLAGLPAVATNVGSVAEVVQDGTTGLLAGLSSGELARHTVTLLRDGELRREMGTQARMFTTQRFGEERLVADTQALYTSIAVARGWWPAPRSKGEHC
- a CDS encoding NAD-dependent epimerase/dehydratase family protein, which gives rise to MNVLVTGGAGFIGANLCRELASRPDAGKVIALDDLSTGSAANLAGVDAKLIEGSILDPDILESVVAGMDAVVHLAARPSVPRSLADPVASHHVNATGTVYVLEACRRARIPVVAASSSSVYGAVPVLPKHEALPTRPMSPYAASKLATEAYVLAYGASFDLRALAFRFFNVYGPLQSAGHAYAAVIPAFIDALLRGTPMRVFGDGLQTRDFTYVGTVVRVLADAVLRKVAYPDPVNLAFGTRVPLIDLAQQLAEIVGSPADIRHEAARVGDVRHSQAADGLLRGLFPDVDQVPLPRGLAETVRWFRTLPEYAALPPAKSLTVEVG
- a CDS encoding NAD-dependent epimerase/dehydratase family protein is translated as MEHPKYLVTGGAGFIGSHLVDALLARGEPVVVLDDLSTGRLENLARARGQDNFQFVQGSVLDASLVDDLVRDCDCVVHLAAAVGVKLIVEQPLNSFTINTKGTETVIGSAHRYDRRVILASTSEIYGKNSSGPLSETSDRILGSPSIPRWSYSTAKAVDEILAELYRREYGLRSTIVRFFNTVGPRQSPAYGMVIPRFARQAVRGEPLTVYGTGQQSRCFLHVADVVEALLSLIDLPDSVGETFNIGSDEETSILDLAERIIARAKSTSSVRRLSYSEAYGPEFEDMERRVPDTTKLRAFTRWQPQRNLDDVLADAVEDARSEVKRQVLGLVADGQSRGDTGNSTGQAVLAGPCPV